The Chanos chanos chromosome 16, fChaCha1.1, whole genome shotgun sequence genome has a window encoding:
- the prr15la gene encoding proline-rich protein 15-like protein A, whose translation MAMAEPSTGWWKLTFMRKKKSEPKVLYEIPPECTSNTATSSSPNESSEESQFNARLERIVDKTATKGRHVKVSHSGRFKEKKKIRATLAENPELFPNRETGDENLRAGN comes from the coding sequence ATGGCAATGGCTGAGCCATCTACTGGCTGGTGGAAACTGACCTTCATGCGTAAGAAGAAGTCGGAGCCGAAGGTTCTGTATGAGATTCCGCCTGAGTGTACCAGTAACACGGCGACTTCCTCCTCCCCCAACGAGAGTTCTGAGGAAAGCCAGTTCAACGCCCGCCTGGAGCGCATCGTGGACAAAACGGCCACCAAAGGCCGACACGTCAAAGTCTCGCACTCGGGCCGAtttaaagagaagaagaagatccGTGCCACGCTGGCTGAGAATCCCGAACTCTTCCCCAACCGTGAGACTGGAGACGAGAACCTCCGGGCTGGAAATTAA
- the psmd3 gene encoding 26S proteasome non-ATPase regulatory subunit 3: protein MKELTSKRREKPKDSKGEKQKETGPEPQDVEMPEEDAADSEKPPKELDSLTLEDIKEHVKQIEKAVSGKEPRFVLRALRALPSTSRRLNPNVLHKTISGFYTSNAASKEFLLSFLEEPMDTEGDVQFRPRTGKAAATPLIPEVEAYLQLLMVVYLTNNKRYPEAQKVSDDLLQKISSQNRRALDLVAAKCYYYHSRVYEFLNQLDAIRSFLHTRLRTATLRHDADGQATLLNLLLRNYLQYNLYDQAEKLVSKSVFPELANNNEWARYLYYTGRIKAIQLEYSEARRTLTNALRKAPQHTAVGFKQTVHKLLIVVELLLGEIPDRLQFRQPSLKRSLMPYFLLTQAVRTGNLAKFNQALDQFGEKFQADGTYTLIIRLRHNVIKTGVRMISLSYSRISLADIAQKLQLDSPEDAEFIVAKAIRDGVIEASINHEKGYVQSKETMDIYGTREPQLAFHQRISFCLDIHNMSVKAMRFPPKAYNKDLESAEERREREQQDLEFAKEMAEDDDDSFP, encoded by the exons ATGAAAGAACTGACCTCAAAGAGACGCGAGAAGCCTAAAGACTCAAAAGGCGAAAAGCAGAAAGAGACGGGCCCCGAACCTCAGGATGTAGAGATGCCCGAGGAAGATGCGGCTGACTCTGAGAAACCGCCGAAGGAACTCGACTCCCTTACTCTCGAAG ACATTAAGGAGCACGTGAAGCAGATTGAAAAGGCGGTGTCAGGGAAGGAGCCTCGTTTTGTCCTGCGGGCCCTGAGGGCTCTGCCCTCCACCAGCCGTCGCCTCAACCCCAATGTCCTCCACAAGACCATCTCTGGCTTCTACACCTCCAACGCCGCCAGCAAGGAGTTCCTGCTCAGTTTCCTGGAGGAG CCCATGGACACAGAGGGGGACGTGCAGTTCAGGCCCCGCACAGGGAAGGCAGCCGCCACTCCACTCATCCCCGAGGTGGAAGCTTACCTTCAGCTGCTCATGGTCGTCTACCTCACCAACAACAAGCGCTACCCAGAG GCCCAGAAGGTGTCAGATGACCTCCTGCAGAAGATCAGCTCACAGAACCGCCGAGCTCTGGACCTGGTGGCAGCCAAATGTTACTACTACCACTCCCGCGTCTATGAGTTCCTCAACCAGTTAGACGCCATACGCAG CTTCCTGCACACGCGTCTGCGCACGGCCACGTTGCGTCACGACGCTGACGGCCAGGCCACGCTGCTCAACCTCCTGCTGAGGAACTACCTGCAGTACAACCTGTACGACCAGGCCGAGAAACTGGTGTCCAAGTCCGTCTTTCCCGAGCTGGCCAACAACAACGAGTGGGCTCGTTACCTCTATTACACAG GACGTATTAAGGCCATTCAGCTGGAGTATTCAGAGGCCAGGAGGACTCTAACTAACGCCCTGAGAAAGGCTCCACAACACACAGCTGTGGGCTTCAAACAGACG gtccATAAACTGCTGATTGTAGTGGAGTTGTTGCTAGGGGAGATCCCTGACCGTTTGCAGTTCCGCCAGCCTTCTCTGAAGCGATCTCTAATGCCATACTTCCTCCTCACACAGG CTGTGAGGACTGGTAACCTTGCCAAGTTTAACCAGGCCCTGGATCAGTTTGGGGAGAAGTTTCAAGCCGACGGCACCTACACGCTCATCATCCGCCTGAGACACAATGTCATCAAAACCG gtgtgcgTATGATCAGCCTGTCATACTCCCGCATCTCTCTGGCCGACATCGCCCAGAAACTGCAGCTGGACAGCCCAGAGGACGCAGAGTTTATCGTAGCCAAG GCGATCCGTGACGGCGTGATCGAGGCGAGCATTAACCACGAGAAGGGTTACGTCCAGTCCAAAGAGACCATGGACATTTACGGCACGCGCGAGCCCCAGCTGGCCTTCCACCAGAGAATCTCCTTCTGCCTGGACATCCACAACATGTCCGTCAAG GCAATGAGGTTCCCACCTAAGGCTTACAACAAGGACCTTGAGTCTGCAGAG GAgcgaagagagagggagcagcagGATCTGGAGTTCGCCAAAGAAATGGCAGAAGATGACGACGACAGTTTCCCATGA
- the csf3b gene encoding colony stimulating factor 3 (granulocyte) b, giving the protein MSAPQFYLAVLSLHCCFATLAFTAPLQGNSMELKQAVERGTSLIKKILNDIPGVHDSCVTIEDLTLDTAKEAKNLEYMVTLLNIPRAPTLKALSEDFTLEMSLNRISDGVSLHQRLLTAVKKRVSPSDKLTNLLADVRDLLAQVQQMQKLAKVPAASQPQTATDISSRLTGDYEVQVATHLTLKQLQSFGQDIFRTLRHIVLSKPSSSS; this is encoded by the exons ATGAGTGCACCACAG TTTTATCTTGCAGTGTTGAGTTTGCATTGTTGCTTTGCAACTTTAGCCTTCACTGCACCGCTCCAAGGTAACAGCATGGAGTTAAAACAAGCTGTAGAGCGCGGCACGAGCCTGATCAAGAAGATTCTAAACGACATCCCTGGAGTTCATGACTCGTGCGTCACCATTGAG GACCTAACTCTTGACACCGCCAAAGAGGCGAAGAATCTGGAGTACATGGTAACCCTGCTAAATATTCCTCGAGCCCCGACACTCAAGGCTCTGTCAGAGGACTTCACACTG GAGATGAGCTTGAACCGCATATCCGACGGGGTGTCGCTCCATCAGCGCCTTCTCACAGCTGTGAAAAAACGCGTCTCTCCATCGGACAAGTTAACCAACCTTCTAGCCGACGTCAGGGACCTCTTGGCTCAGGTCCAACAG ATGCAGAAACTAGCCAAAGTCCCCGCTGCCAGTCAGCCGCAAACAGCTACAGACATCTCATCGCGTCTCACGGGGGATTATGAGGTTCAGGTGGCGACCCATCTTACTCTAAAACAACTACAGAGCTTTGGACAAGACATCTTCCGCACTTTACGTCACATAGTTTTGTCAAAACCGTCATCCAGCAGCTAA